A window of the Longimicrobium sp. genome harbors these coding sequences:
- a CDS encoding GAF domain-containing sensor histidine kinase, with amino-acid sequence MSDAPPAMGLRDESPRDLRTRFAFLAEASRILAESLDFETTLASAAALALPHFGTWCMVDFVEPDDSIRRAAIVHPDPRKQESARTFYRANPPQGSAKLGAPRVIRSRESEFAIVHHADGSEEPAGAEAEILRTLGVRSSLIVPICARGRVLGAITFVSDHRRDYDDADLMLAEDLGRRCGMAIDNARLFTEAEVARQASEAARDTARRAAEVAEEMRRQAEEANAAKSAFLATMSHEFRTPLNAILGFADLLDLEVTGELTESQRAHLARITAAGRHLLGLIEGILAFSRLNAGREDVTLEPADLCGVVRETAEFLLPLATSRGLALRVGTPEPHAIVTTDPGKVRQIVLNLLSNAVRFTDAGEVSVELELDGDAAVVRVRDTGIGIAPEHAERIFEPFSQVTHSLTMHRGGTGLGLTVARQLAHLLGGDVELVSTLGQGSTFTVRLPAHAG; translated from the coding sequence ATGAGCGATGCGCCACCCGCCATGGGGTTGAGAGACGAGTCTCCGCGGGATCTCCGGACTCGCTTCGCGTTCCTCGCCGAGGCGAGCCGCATCCTGGCCGAATCCCTCGACTTCGAGACCACCCTCGCGTCGGCCGCCGCCCTCGCGCTCCCGCACTTCGGCACCTGGTGCATGGTGGACTTCGTGGAGCCCGATGATTCCATCCGCCGAGCGGCCATCGTGCACCCTGACCCACGGAAGCAGGAGAGTGCGCGCACGTTCTACCGCGCCAATCCCCCACAGGGCAGCGCCAAGCTCGGCGCGCCCCGTGTGATTCGCAGTCGCGAGTCGGAGTTCGCCATCGTGCACCACGCGGACGGCAGCGAGGAGCCAGCCGGTGCGGAGGCGGAAATCCTGCGGACGCTCGGGGTGCGGTCCTCGCTCATCGTTCCCATCTGTGCGCGCGGTCGGGTGCTCGGTGCGATCACCTTCGTCTCCGACCACCGTCGCGACTATGACGACGCAGACCTGATGCTCGCGGAGGATCTGGGGCGGCGCTGCGGCATGGCCATCGACAACGCGCGGTTGTTCACCGAGGCTGAGGTGGCACGACAGGCAAGCGAGGCGGCGCGCGACACAGCACGGCGAGCCGCTGAGGTGGCGGAGGAGATGCGGCGGCAGGCCGAGGAGGCGAACGCCGCGAAGTCGGCTTTCCTGGCGACGATGTCGCACGAGTTCCGCACCCCCTTGAACGCGATTCTCGGCTTCGCCGACCTGCTCGACCTCGAAGTGACGGGTGAGCTCACGGAGAGCCAGCGGGCCCACCTCGCGCGGATCACGGCCGCCGGCAGGCACCTGCTCGGGCTGATCGAGGGCATTCTCGCTTTTTCTCGGCTGAACGCGGGGCGCGAGGACGTCACGTTGGAGCCGGCGGACCTGTGCGGCGTCGTCCGCGAAACCGCCGAGTTCCTCCTGCCGCTCGCAACCTCGCGGGGCCTCGCGCTGCGCGTGGGCACGCCCGAGCCGCACGCCATCGTGACGACGGACCCCGGAAAGGTCCGCCAGATCGTCCTGAACCTGTTGTCGAACGCCGTGAGGTTCACCGACGCGGGCGAGGTGAGCGTCGAGCTGGAGCTGGATGGAGACGCGGCCGTCGTTCGAGTCCGTGACACCGGGATCGGGATCGCACCAGAACACGCCGAGCGAATCTTCGAGCCGTTCTCGCAGGTGACACATTCACTGACAATGCACCGCGGCGGCACCGGGC